A stretch of the Cytobacillus luteolus genome encodes the following:
- a CDS encoding ArsR/SmtB family transcription factor, with translation MTYKVEIDFEPIYEVVSSLSVYVTQKTNYDLDKQWFKDVEIRIQPELKKLLKDKESLHLIGYLLLLARKSPYKNSLEKFLSWFKGLSIGEIYELLYMYFKEEPLKDLEHFRNYYATLLPLWDDVYKVDAEINNHLTIIQEVKAVKQNETTPEKMVEECTNGIHIQPSQEITEIILIPTYHLSPQNRIYGFKNTVLIHFSVDIPRENGHEVPLVLLRKTKALADEKRLKILQLLATEPKTFTQLVELTNLSKSNLHYHLVLLRSAGLIRITNFLFTQKPDLYEVRPNIFSAHKEDLEAYVYSGLTI, from the coding sequence ATGACTTATAAAGTAGAAATTGATTTTGAGCCTATTTATGAAGTAGTCTCTAGTTTGTCTGTTTATGTAACTCAAAAGACAAATTATGATTTAGATAAACAGTGGTTTAAAGATGTGGAGATTCGTATACAACCTGAATTGAAAAAGCTGTTAAAGGATAAAGAATCATTACATCTTATAGGATATTTGCTCCTTCTTGCAAGGAAGAGTCCATATAAGAACTCATTAGAGAAATTCCTCTCTTGGTTTAAGGGACTATCAATTGGTGAAATTTATGAGTTGTTGTATATGTATTTTAAAGAGGAGCCACTGAAGGACCTTGAACACTTCAGGAACTATTATGCAACATTACTGCCCTTATGGGATGATGTTTATAAAGTTGATGCCGAGATAAATAATCACTTAACAATTATCCAGGAGGTAAAGGCAGTAAAGCAAAACGAAACAACCCCTGAAAAAATGGTTGAAGAATGTACGAATGGCATCCATATACAACCAAGTCAGGAAATCACGGAGATTATATTAATTCCTACTTACCATCTTTCTCCTCAGAATAGAATATATGGTTTTAAAAATACTGTTTTGATACACTTCTCTGTTGATATCCCTAGGGAGAATGGACATGAAGTACCTTTAGTCCTTTTAAGAAAAACGAAAGCTCTTGCTGATGAAAAACGACTTAAAATATTGCAACTCCTAGCTACTGAGCCTAAAACCTTTACACAACTAGTAGAATTAACAAATCTATCAAAAAGTAACTTACACTATCATTTAGTCTTGCTGCGATCTGCAGGGCTAATCAGGATTACAAACTTTTTATTTACACAAAAACCAGACCTTTACGAAGTACGACCCAACATCTTTAGTGCACATAAAGAAGACTTAGAGGCATATGTTTATTCGGGTCTAACCATATAA